The window CTGCAGATTAGGGCGGGCACCGTCGACGATCAGTCGCGAGATTAAGCGGAATGGAGGAGCTGCTCGATATCGCGCTCGTGACGCCGAGGATCGCGCATGGCGCACCGCCCGTCGCCCGAAGCCCGCATGGCTGGCGATCAATGCGCCCCTACAACGTCTGGTCGATGCGAAGCTTCGTTTGCGGTGGTCCCCGGCTCAAATCACGGGCTGGCTGCGCGTGACGTATCCCGACGATCCACAGTATCACGTGTCGCACGAAACGATCTATCGCAGCCTGTTCATGCAGGCCCGTGGCGCCCTCAAGCAAGAGCTGACCGCGCATCTGCGCACCCGGCGCCCGATGCGTCGGAGCAAGAAAGCGTGCAAAGAGGGCCAGTTGCGCGGGCAGATCGTCGATGCGGTGTCGATCGCGGATCGGCCGGCCAGCATCGAGGATCGGGCCATTCCTGGCCACTGGGAAGGCGACTTGATCTCTGGCGCGAAGAACAGCCACATCGCGACCCTCGTCGAGCGAACGTCGCGCTATGTGCATCTCGTGCGCGTCACGAACAAGTCCACCACGGAAGTCGTCAGCGCGCTCATTCGCGAAGTGCGGCGGCTCCCAGATGGCCTCATGGCGTCACTCACTTGGGATCGCGGTCACGAAATGTCCCAGCACCATCGCTTTTCGGTTGCCGCCGACGTCGCCGTGTACTTCTGTGATCCGAAAAGTCCATGGCAACGCGGGACCAACGAAAACACCAACGGACTTTTACGTCAGTACTTTCCCGATGGCAC of the Gemmatimonas sp. genome contains:
- a CDS encoding IS30 family transposase, translating into MVERGRPGLSRAEKNVVWVQYRAGASFAAIGRALGHTRNSIYAFVRAQGGVAPVVRRRACSALTADEREDISRGVAASESVRAIACRLGRAPSTISREIKRNGGAARYRARDAEDRAWRTARRPKPAWLAINAPLQRLVDAKLRLRWSPAQITGWLRVTYPDDPQYHVSHETIYRSLFMQARGALKQELTAHLRTRRPMRRSKKACKEGQLRGQIVDAVSIADRPASIEDRAIPGHWEGDLISGAKNSHIATLVERTSRYVHLVRVTNKSTTEVVSALIREVRRLPDGLMASLTWDRGHEMSQHHRFSVAADVAVYFCDPKSPWQRGTNENTNGLLRQYFPDGTDLSAYTQRDLDRVAHEVNTRPRKTLGFRTPAAIFAESVAPTR